One window of Luteolibacter sp. Y139 genomic DNA carries:
- a CDS encoding M12 family metallopeptidase, whose product MKSSTLAASLLLFGTLFFTASCTKPNSIDSATATAAAAAGPVTGKQPAASILDIPCIAPEGTSDSKAFGDPRFFWKNKHSFTVSFLNGPPAVHQMVMSQVRDWTRTCNVTFTQVSADTDADFHVGFDPDGGHWSYIGTSCDAYGKKAPTMNLAINQYSPEDDVRRVVLHEFGHALGLKHEHQHPKSPIVWNEAAVIRYYSGPPNGWDIAKIRTNVLNKYTGPMTGTPNADLHSIMHYPVPKQLTRNNVSVGWNRRISTIDTQFMVQKYGSPAHR is encoded by the coding sequence ATGAAATCCTCCACTTTAGCCGCATCACTGTTACTCTTCGGAACACTCTTTTTCACCGCCTCATGCACCAAGCCAAACTCCATCGACTCTGCCACGGCAACGGCTGCGGCTGCAGCCGGTCCCGTCACCGGTAAACAGCCCGCCGCGAGTATCCTCGATATTCCGTGTATCGCTCCTGAGGGCACCAGCGACTCCAAGGCTTTCGGGGATCCGAGATTCTTCTGGAAAAACAAGCACAGCTTCACTGTGAGCTTCTTGAACGGACCACCCGCAGTTCACCAGATGGTGATGTCCCAGGTCCGGGACTGGACTCGCACGTGTAACGTCACCTTCACCCAGGTCAGTGCAGATACCGATGCCGACTTCCATGTGGGTTTCGACCCCGACGGAGGCCACTGGTCTTACATCGGCACCAGCTGCGACGCATACGGCAAAAAAGCTCCGACGATGAATCTGGCCATCAACCAATACAGCCCGGAAGATGATGTCCGCCGTGTGGTCTTGCATGAGTTCGGGCACGCCCTGGGCCTGAAACACGAGCATCAACACCCCAAATCCCCCATTGTCTGGAACGAGGCCGCCGTAATCCGCTACTATAGCGGCCCACCGAACGGGTGGGACATAGCGAAGATCCGAACCAACGTTCTCAATAAATACACGGGACCAATGACTGGAACCCCCAACGCGGACCTGCACTCCATCATGCACTATCCGGTCCCCAAACAGCTCACGCGGAATAATGTCTCGGTCGGTTGGAACCGCCGGATCTCCACAATTGATACACAGTTCATGGTGCAGAAATACGGTTCACCCGCTCATCGATAG
- a CDS encoding trypsin-like serine peptidase — MKTMIAKRLAVCVTLQFAQTAFGAPEGAEISRPPTIDVKIEGITRGEETKSLELKKVGERIYGITPEGKKYALDESVAKLANSTALGTLARNEQGRFEVTSAESAVNSKFTKYKEDLQGKVNSELIDQIEKNVTDVEKLTEPLRKPLVDPGRGPASEDKPKVDYDELKDKLNAITGDSEKAYTQALDARDYQTATRMAVIWLTTRNEQKSYYGALDPDNYSPATYLNVVDTALASCKVIIDPGQTDPMKASGVLIGPKTVLTCAHDVEFGDDFRLDFSDRFGKVVARCPAKRIWRGKSRDDVESRLDYAILEITDWDADDPIPGDRKPVPLVDARASLDSPVYAIGHPGGKELLVHDYARVVCPHELKESDRGSFMIRLQADLIRANKIAGTTMETAVAAEEAFKRRYIKKGDSFFYRDPYNDSKIPVFGADTDTFHGDSGGPVILRKTGGIIGILIEGMPDNDFFANATILSHERCLPIKAVIDQLRPTKPSEAEPPRSILPGWPTAFGVKIVFPN, encoded by the coding sequence ATGAAAACCATGATCGCGAAAAGGCTCGCAGTTTGTGTGACTCTTCAATTCGCACAAACTGCCTTTGGAGCCCCCGAAGGGGCGGAAATCAGCAGGCCTCCCACCATCGACGTGAAAATCGAGGGCATCACCAGGGGCGAGGAAACAAAATCCCTCGAGCTCAAGAAAGTCGGCGAGAGAATCTATGGCATCACCCCGGAGGGAAAGAAATATGCCCTCGATGAATCCGTTGCCAAGCTCGCCAATAGTACCGCGCTCGGAACACTTGCCAGGAATGAACAGGGAAGATTCGAAGTCACATCCGCCGAGTCCGCGGTCAATTCGAAGTTCACCAAATACAAGGAGGACCTCCAGGGGAAGGTGAATTCCGAGCTCATCGACCAGATCGAAAAAAACGTCACCGATGTTGAAAAACTGACCGAGCCCTTGCGCAAGCCACTGGTGGATCCAGGAAGAGGTCCAGCTTCGGAGGACAAACCAAAGGTCGACTACGATGAGTTGAAGGACAAACTCAACGCCATCACCGGGGATTCCGAGAAAGCATATACACAGGCGCTCGATGCGCGCGACTACCAAACGGCTACCAGGATGGCCGTGATCTGGCTCACCACCAGAAACGAACAGAAGTCCTACTATGGCGCGCTTGATCCAGACAACTACTCCCCCGCCACCTATCTGAATGTGGTGGATACCGCGCTCGCCTCCTGCAAGGTCATCATCGATCCCGGCCAGACCGACCCGATGAAGGCTTCCGGAGTGCTGATCGGTCCGAAGACGGTCCTCACCTGTGCCCATGACGTCGAATTCGGCGACGATTTCCGGCTGGATTTCAGCGATCGCTTTGGAAAGGTGGTTGCACGGTGCCCGGCCAAGCGGATCTGGAGGGGGAAGTCCCGGGATGACGTTGAATCCAGGCTCGATTATGCGATCCTTGAAATCACGGACTGGGACGCGGATGATCCGATCCCGGGAGATCGGAAACCCGTGCCGCTCGTCGACGCCAGAGCCTCCTTGGACAGCCCCGTCTATGCCATAGGCCACCCTGGCGGAAAGGAGCTGCTCGTTCACGACTACGCCCGGGTCGTCTGTCCCCATGAGCTCAAGGAAAGCGACAGGGGCAGCTTCATGATACGCCTGCAGGCGGATCTCATCCGTGCCAATAAGATCGCTGGCACCACCATGGAGACGGCAGTTGCCGCCGAAGAGGCTTTCAAAAGGCGCTACATAAAGAAGGGCGACTCCTTCTTCTACCGCGACCCTTACAATGATTCAAAGATTCCAGTGTTTGGAGCGGATACGGATACCTTCCACGGCGACTCAGGAGGCCCCGTTATCCTGAGGAAAACCGGCGGCATCATCGGCATCCTCATTGAAGGCATGCCGGACAACGACTTCTTCGCAAATGCCACGATCTTGTCTCACGAGCGCTGCCTCCCCATCAAGGCCGTGATCGATCAGCTCAGGCCCACCAAGCCATCCGAAGCCGAACCACCCAGATCCATTCTCCCCGGGTGGCCCACTGCCTTCGGCGTGAAGATCGTTTTCCCCAACTAA
- a CDS encoding GAF domain-containing protein, producing MSEISLPTCASPERLKALYRYGVLDTPKEEEYDRLVQLVTEVFDVPIAAISFVDEHRQWFKAEVGLYCRETPLTCSICAHAVESGKDLFIVRDAHCDLRTLDSKLTVASYIRFYAGAVMRSHDGHALGTLLLVDRKARDFSETDGRLLQTLARQVVLLVENRMMSVALTSVGNLANKGE from the coding sequence ATGTCCGAAATTTCACTGCCCACTTGCGCTAGTCCGGAACGGTTGAAGGCGCTGTATCGTTATGGTGTATTGGATACGCCGAAGGAGGAGGAGTATGATCGGCTGGTGCAGCTGGTGACGGAGGTGTTCGATGTGCCGATCGCGGCGATCAGTTTCGTGGATGAGCACCGGCAGTGGTTCAAGGCGGAGGTGGGGTTGTATTGCCGGGAGACGCCGCTGACGTGCTCGATCTGCGCGCATGCGGTGGAGTCGGGGAAGGATCTCTTCATCGTGCGGGATGCGCATTGCGATCTGCGGACGCTGGACTCGAAGCTGACGGTGGCATCTTACATCCGCTTTTACGCGGGGGCGGTGATGCGTTCGCACGATGGGCATGCGCTGGGGACGCTGCTGCTGGTGGACCGGAAGGCGCGGGATTTCTCGGAGACGGATGGGCGGCTGTTGCAGACGCTGGCGCGACAGGTGGTGCTGCTGGTGGAGAACCGGATGATGAGCGTGGCGCTGACGAGCGTGGGGAATCTGGCGAACAAGGGGGAGTGA